One region of Penaeus vannamei isolate JL-2024 chromosome 36, ASM4276789v1, whole genome shotgun sequence genomic DNA includes:
- the LOC113806635 gene encoding uncharacterized protein, with product MRILGFVGVMLLAHQASAWFCYSHNPGDESWSVVPCFSGSCYSVGAKLLGFGDAKKGCADDVHANVCEAANLKGLASQHVCFCNSILCNSSSDVAPSLLLPLLVLAYFLWV from the exons ATGAGAATCCTTGGCTTCGTGGGCGTGATGCTTCTCGCGCACCAAG ccTCGGCTTGGTTCTGCTACAGCCACAACCCTGGCGATGAAAGCTGGTCGGTTGTGCCTTGTTTCTCCGGTTCCTGTTACTCGGTGGGAGCAAAACTct tgGGCTTCGGCGACGCCAAGAAAGGCTGCGCAGACGATGTGCATGCGAACGTCTGTGAGGCAGCCAACCTGAAAGGCCTGGCTTCGCAGCACGTGTGTTTCTGCAACTCCATCCTCTGCAACAGCTCCTCCGACGTGGCCCCGTCTCTCCTGTTGCCTCTTCTGGTTCTGGCTTACTTCCTGTGGGTGTGA